One genomic window of Arachis hypogaea cultivar Tifrunner chromosome 8, arahy.Tifrunner.gnm2.J5K5, whole genome shotgun sequence includes the following:
- the LOC112706086 gene encoding uncharacterized protein produces METAPQKSQAKLTRTQSSLLRSSPTIRSSIQSLSSVNEEDLLLQEHHHDDDDEDEKKKSTKPRAGGPGLGRRRLSTQALAVASVGFLAACSVFLYVFYFFFYEIPTSENVLVALIFIAVVLYLVSKNKRLINRSVSGLKQSWEESVKRLGLSKSQEGCSKPVQWFIGETGKRGKESIKNSKKKKKKIVREGVEFYSNGDFYEGEFHMGKCNGSGVYNYFVNGRYEGDWVDGRYDGYGIESWTRGSRYRGKYRQGLRHGYGVYRFYTGDSYAGEWCNGQSHGVGVQTCADGSCYIGQFNYGVKHGLGCYHFRNGDRYAGEYFGDKIHGFGVYYFANGHCYEGAWHEGRRQGIGTYIFRNADRRCGEWDAGNLKHPLPPHSHAVLRALQAARKTADSAINLRRVDDEVNKAVIAANRAATAARVAAVKAVQNRMDGQFCDTDV; encoded by the exons atggaaacgGCGCCGCAGAAGAGCCAGGCGAAGCTCACCCGAACCCAATCGTCGCTCCTCCGATCTTCCCCCACCATCCGATCCTCCATCCAAAGCCTCTCGTCCGTGAACGAAGAAGACCTCCTCCTCCAAGAACACCaccacgacgacgacgacgaagaCGAGAAGAAGAAGAGCACGAAGCCCAGGGCGGGCGGGCCTGGGCTAGGGCGACGGCGACTTTCCACCCAGGCCCTGGCGGTTGCCTCTGTGGGGTTCCTGGCGGCGTGCTCGGTGTTCCTGTACgtgttctacttcttcttctacgAGATCCCAACCTCGGAGAACGTGCTTGTAGCTCTGATCTTCATCGCGGTGGTGCTGTACTTGGTGTCGAAGAACAAGAGGCTGATAAACCGCTCCGTTTCAGGTCTGAAGCAGTCGTGGGAGGAGAGCGTGAAGCGGTTAGGGTTGTCGAAATCCCAGGAAGGTTGTTCGAAACCGGTTCAGTGGTTCATAGGGGAAACAGGGAAAAGAGGAAAAGAGAGCATCAAgaacagcaagaagaagaagaagaagatagttcGGGAAGGGGTAGAGTTCTACAGCAATGGGGATTTCTACGAGGGGGAGTTTCACATGGGGAAGTGCAACGGCAGTGGGGTTTATAACTACTTCGTGAACGGCAGGTATGAGGGCGACTGGGTGGATGGCCGTTACGACGGTTACGGGATTGAAAGCTGGACGCGTGGGAGCCGTTACAGGGGCAAGTATAGACAAGGCTTGAGGCATGGCTATGGTGTGTACAGATTCTACACCGGCGATTCTTATGCCGGAGAGTGGTGTAACGGTCAGAGCCATGGTGTTGGTGTTCAGACTTGTGCTGATGGCAGCTGTTACATTGGCCAATTCAACTATGGCGTCAAGCATGGACTCGGTTGTTACCATTTTAG AAATGGGGATAGGTATGCAGGGGAGTATTTTGGAGACAAAATCCATGGATTTGGTGTATACTACTTTGCCAATGGACACTGCTATGAAGGAGCATGGCATGAGGGACGCAGGCAAGGTATCGGAACTTACATCTTTCGAAATGCCGACCGGAGATGCGGTGAATGGGATGCTGGCAACCTCAAGCACCCTCTGCCACCACACTCTCATGCCGTCCTTCGAGCACTTCAG GCTGCAAGGAAAACGGCCGATAGCGCGATTAACCTTAGGCGCGTCGACGATGAGGTGAACAAAGCAGTGATAGCTGCTAACAGGGCTGCCACGGCGGCTAGAGTAGCCGCCGTGAAAGCTGTTCAGAACAGAATGGATGGACAATTTTGCGATACTGATGTCTAA
- the LOC112706088 gene encoding uncharacterized protein: protein MQVHCTCTHPPMRFAPSSSFSKFIGFSKHFHTLIAPSSPKLSPFVLAATMSTDTLPTQNHTTATTTQRPLQVAKRLEKFKTTIFTQMSSLAIKHGAINLGQGFPNFDGPDFVKEAAIQAIRDGKNQYARGHGIPDLNLAIAERFKKDSGLVVDPEKEVTVTCGCTEAIAATILGLINPGDEVIVFAPFYDSYEATLSMAGANIKCITLRPPEFAVPIEELKSAVSKNTRAIMINTPHNPTGKMFTREELDSIASLCIENDVLVFSDEVYDKLAFDMEHISPTSLPGMFERTVTMNSLGKTFSLTGWKIGWAIAPPHLTWGVRQAHSFLTFANSTPMQWATAEALRAPESYYVELKRDYMEKRAILVEGLESVGFKVFPSRGTYFVVVDHTPFGLENDVAFCEYLIKEVGVVAIPVSAFCLDPEDGKNLVRFTFCKDEGTLKAAVKRMKEKLRK, encoded by the exons ATGCAGGTTCATTGTACCTGCACTCACCCACCCATGAGATTTgcgccttcttcttctttttccaaatTCATTGGCTTTTCAAAGCATTTCCACACTCTTATTGCTCCTTCTTCCCCAAAGTTATCGCCTTTCGTTCTTGCTGCCACCATGTCCACCGACACTCTTCCCACTCAGAATCacaccaccgccaccaccacccAACGTCCTTTGCAG GTTGCAAAGCGCTTAGAGAAGTTCAAAACAACAATCTTCACCCAAATGAGTAGTCTTGCAATCAAACATGGAGCCATAAATCTTGGTCAAGGATTTCCCAACTTTGATGGTCCAGATTTTGTGAAGGAAGCAGCGATTCAGGCAATCAGGGATGGAAAAAATCAGTATGCCCGTGGCCATGGAATTCCGGACCTGAACCTTGCCATTGCTGAGAGATTTAAGAAAGATAGTGGACTTGTGGTGGACCCTGAAAAGGAAGTTACAGTTACATGTGGGTGCACTGAAGCAATTGCTGCAACTATATTAGGATTAATAAACCCTGGCGATGAGGTTATTGTGTTTGCTCCTTTTTATGATTCTTATGAAGCTACTTTATCCATGGCTGGTGCAAATATAAAATGCATCACTTTGCGCCCTCCGGAATTTGCTGTCCCAATCGAAGAATTGAAGTCAGCTGTGTCGAAGAATACTCGTGCCATTATGATAAATACTCCTCACAATCCTACCGGAAAGATGTTCACCCGAGAGGAACTCGATTCCATTGCATCTCTTTGCATTGAGAATGATGTTCTTGTTTTTAGTGATGAAGTCTATGATAAGTTGGCATTCGATATGGAGCATATTTCACCCACTTCGTTACCTGGCATGTTTGAGAGGACAGTGACAATGAACTCCTTGGGGAAGACATTCTCCTTAACAGGATGGAAGATCGGGTGGGCCATAGCACCCCCGCACTTAACATGGGGAGTGCGACAGGCACACTCTTTCCTCACTTTCGCAAACTCCACTCCTATGCAGTGGGCAACAGCAGAAGCTCTTAGAGCACCAGAGTCTTACTATGTGGAGCTAAAGAGAGATTACATGGAAAAGAGAGCTATTTTGGTGGAAGGATTGGAATCTGTTGGCTTCAAGGTATTTCCATCAAGAGGAACCTATTTTGTGGTTGTAGATCACACGCCTTTCGGACTGGAAAACGATGTAGCATTTTGTGAGTATCTAATTAAGGAGGTTGGGGTGGTGGCGATTCCTGTCAGCGCGTTTTGCTTGGATCCAGAAGACGGAAAGAATCTTGTCAGGTTTACTTTCTGCAAGGATGAGGGAACACTGAAGGCTGCAGTTAAGAGGATGAAGGAGAAGCTTAGAAAATGA